A region from the Drosophila takahashii strain IR98-3 E-12201 chromosome 2L, DtakHiC1v2, whole genome shotgun sequence genome encodes:
- the vri gene encoding probable basic-leucine zipper transcription factor F isoform X1, which yields MSIVCTLEQKVNFFKAAATTKNLLILKNNTDTNYSNNYKQDNSNSNKFPHLQQQQQQQQQQQLHQKLAQLHHYSQQKLSGSDFPYGPRPPVGGGKEESLLLLAPPAKLYPEASVANTAMPEVLSGTPTNSHNKANIAMMNNVRLSNISPTLSMNGSSNEASNLHPLSMYGGSISPQSNDSGMSDSLGKFVPGSGYGDNMMGQSPSQGGNGPQSALTAAQKELFSQRKQREFTPDNKKDESYWDRRRRNNEAAKRSREKRRYNDMVLEQRVIELTKENHVLKAQLDAIRDKFNISGENLVSVEKILASLPTSEQVLSNTKRAKMSGGGSSSGSSPSGSGSGEGSPPSNHNGYPVGPPLSPLIYGPNGNARPEATVKSVHHVQLAVPPPPPPQHLLVVPQSQPQQHLYQPQQQHLPHQQQQQIPQPPQQQQDASPSASGSPDPHQRPPNSSTIANLQVQLQQALNRNVRPEDLDSLRKAVAAGALYNAVAQPPPPPPAGLYVPAPAAASWSHNVEATVSSSAVDAVSSSSVVSGGNPAASVLNLSRRAAACSPSYEHMLSSTTSSSSSSALSSASSSGAVSGDDEREEPLQQQLQRSSSQQQGSDANNCLPLKLRHKSHLGDKDAAATALLSLQHIKQEPNCNRSSPPAWNDGGDNSSDERDSGISIASAEWTAQLQRKLLTPKEASVVSSAERDQMLKSQLERLESEVASIKMILAE from the exons aTGTCGATTGTCTGCACGCTGGAACAGAAAGTGAACTTTTTCAAAGCGGCTGCAACGACCAAAAATCTGCTGATACTCAAGAACAATACGGATACGAATTACAGCAACAACTATAAGCAGGATAACTCCAACAGCAATAAAT TTCCCCacctgcaacaacaacaacaacaacaacaacaacagcaactgcacCAGAAGCTAGCGCAGCTGCATCACTACAGCCAGCAAAAGCTGAGCGGCAGTGACTTTCCCTACGGGCCACGCCCCCCAGTTGGAGGAGGCAAGGAGGAGTCGCTGCTCCTGTTAGCGCCACCTGCGAAACTCTATCCGGAGGCATCTGTGGCCAACACTGCAATGCCCGAGGTCCTCAGCGGAACGCCCACCAACAGCCACAACAAAGCCAACATCGCCATGATGAACAACGTCCGGCTGTCGAATATATCGCCGACCCTGTCGATGAACGGCAGCTCCAACGAGGCATCTAATT TGCATCCCTTGTCCATGTACGGAGGATCCATCAGTCCGCAGTCGAATGACAGCGGGATGTCCGACAGTCTGGGCAAGTTTGTGCCTGGCAGCGGCTATGGAGACAACATGATGGGTCAATCGCCCTCGCAGGGTGGCAATGGACCCCAATCGGCGTTGACGGCGGCCCAAAAGGAGCTCTTTTCGCAACGCAAGCAACGGGAATTCACACCCGACAACAAAAAGGACGAGAGCTACTGGGATCGGCGGAGAAGAAACAACGAGGCGGCCAAGCGAAGTCGGGAGAAGAGGCGCTACAACGACATGGTTCTCGAGCAGCGCGTCATCGAGCTGACCAAGGAGAACCATGTGCTGAAGGCGCAACTGGACGCCATACGCGACAAGTTCAATATCTCCGGCGAGAATCTGGTCAGCGTGGAGAAGATCCTGGCCTCGCTGCCCACCAGCGAACAGGTGCTGAGCAACACGAAGCGGGCCAAGATGAGCGGAGGAGGTTCCTCCTCGGGATCCTCACCGTCGGGCAGTGGATCGGGTGAGGGATCGCCGCCTAGCAACCACAATGGCTACCCAGTGGGTCCACCACTCTCGCCCCTGATCTACGGACCCAATGGCAATGCCCGGCCAGAGGCCACGGTGAAGAGTGTCCATCATGTCCAGCTGGCTgttcctccgcctcctccgccgcagCATCTCTTAGTTGTGCCGCAGTCTCAGCCGCAACAGCATCTCTACcaaccgcagcagcaacatctgcctcatcagcagcagcagcagattcCCCAGCctccacagcagcaacaggatgCCAGTCCCAGTGCCAGTGGCTCACCAGATCCTCACCAGCGCCCGCCAAACAGCAGCACCATTGCCAATCTCCAGGTGCAACTGCAGCAGGCTTTGAATCGGAATGTGAGGCCCGAGGATCTGGACAGTCTGCGCAAGGCGGTGGCCGCCGGAGCTCTGTACAATGCGGTGGCTCAgccaccacctcctccgccCGCTGGTCTCTATGTGCCCGCTCCTGCCGCAGCCTCCTGGAGTCACAATGTGGAGGCAACGGTGAGCAGCAGTGCCGTGGATGCGGTGAGCAGTTCGTCGGTGGTTAGCGGCGGAAATCCCGCAGCCAGTGTGCTGAATCTTTCGCGCAGAGCGGCAGCCTGTTCGCCCAGCTACGAGCACATGCTATCCTCCACcacatcctcctcctcatcctctgCTCTATCCTCCGCCTCTTCATCGGGCGCCGTTTCCGGCGATGATGAAAGGGAGGAAccactgcagcagcaactccaGCGGAGCAGTTCGCAACAGCAGGGCAGCGATGCCAACAATTGTCTGCCCCTCAAGCTGCGCCACAAATCCCATTTGGGCGACAAGGATGCGGCGGCCACGGCGCTGCTCTCCCTGCAGCACATCAAACAGGAGCCCAACTGCAATCGATCATCGCCGCCGGCCTGGAACGATGGTGGTGACAACTCCAGCGATGAAAGGGATTCGGGCATCTCCATCGCGAGTGCCGAGTGGACGGCGCAGCTGCAGAGGAAGCTACTCACTCCGAAGGAAGCGAGTGTGGTCTCCAGTGCGGAGCGGGATCAGATGCTCAAGTCGCAGCTGGAGCGTCTGGAGTCCGAGGTGGCCAGCATTAAGATGATACTGGCCGAGTAA
- the vri gene encoding protein enabled homolog isoform X2, which yields MPEVLSGTPTNSHNKANIAMMNNVRLSNISPTLSMNGSSNEASNLHPLSMYGGSISPQSNDSGMSDSLGKFVPGSGYGDNMMGQSPSQGGNGPQSALTAAQKELFSQRKQREFTPDNKKDESYWDRRRRNNEAAKRSREKRRYNDMVLEQRVIELTKENHVLKAQLDAIRDKFNISGENLVSVEKILASLPTSEQVLSNTKRAKMSGGGSSSGSSPSGSGSGEGSPPSNHNGYPVGPPLSPLIYGPNGNARPEATVKSVHHVQLAVPPPPPPQHLLVVPQSQPQQHLYQPQQQHLPHQQQQQIPQPPQQQQDASPSASGSPDPHQRPPNSSTIANLQVQLQQALNRNVRPEDLDSLRKAVAAGALYNAVAQPPPPPPAGLYVPAPAAASWSHNVEATVSSSAVDAVSSSSVVSGGNPAASVLNLSRRAAACSPSYEHMLSSTTSSSSSSALSSASSSGAVSGDDEREEPLQQQLQRSSSQQQGSDANNCLPLKLRHKSHLGDKDAAATALLSLQHIKQEPNCNRSSPPAWNDGGDNSSDERDSGISIASAEWTAQLQRKLLTPKEASVVSSAERDQMLKSQLERLESEVASIKMILAE from the exons ATGCCCGAGGTCCTCAGCGGAACGCCCACCAACAGCCACAACAAAGCCAACATCGCCATGATGAACAACGTCCGGCTGTCGAATATATCGCCGACCCTGTCGATGAACGGCAGCTCCAACGAGGCATCTAATT TGCATCCCTTGTCCATGTACGGAGGATCCATCAGTCCGCAGTCGAATGACAGCGGGATGTCCGACAGTCTGGGCAAGTTTGTGCCTGGCAGCGGCTATGGAGACAACATGATGGGTCAATCGCCCTCGCAGGGTGGCAATGGACCCCAATCGGCGTTGACGGCGGCCCAAAAGGAGCTCTTTTCGCAACGCAAGCAACGGGAATTCACACCCGACAACAAAAAGGACGAGAGCTACTGGGATCGGCGGAGAAGAAACAACGAGGCGGCCAAGCGAAGTCGGGAGAAGAGGCGCTACAACGACATGGTTCTCGAGCAGCGCGTCATCGAGCTGACCAAGGAGAACCATGTGCTGAAGGCGCAACTGGACGCCATACGCGACAAGTTCAATATCTCCGGCGAGAATCTGGTCAGCGTGGAGAAGATCCTGGCCTCGCTGCCCACCAGCGAACAGGTGCTGAGCAACACGAAGCGGGCCAAGATGAGCGGAGGAGGTTCCTCCTCGGGATCCTCACCGTCGGGCAGTGGATCGGGTGAGGGATCGCCGCCTAGCAACCACAATGGCTACCCAGTGGGTCCACCACTCTCGCCCCTGATCTACGGACCCAATGGCAATGCCCGGCCAGAGGCCACGGTGAAGAGTGTCCATCATGTCCAGCTGGCTgttcctccgcctcctccgccgcagCATCTCTTAGTTGTGCCGCAGTCTCAGCCGCAACAGCATCTCTACcaaccgcagcagcaacatctgcctcatcagcagcagcagcagattcCCCAGCctccacagcagcaacaggatgCCAGTCCCAGTGCCAGTGGCTCACCAGATCCTCACCAGCGCCCGCCAAACAGCAGCACCATTGCCAATCTCCAGGTGCAACTGCAGCAGGCTTTGAATCGGAATGTGAGGCCCGAGGATCTGGACAGTCTGCGCAAGGCGGTGGCCGCCGGAGCTCTGTACAATGCGGTGGCTCAgccaccacctcctccgccCGCTGGTCTCTATGTGCCCGCTCCTGCCGCAGCCTCCTGGAGTCACAATGTGGAGGCAACGGTGAGCAGCAGTGCCGTGGATGCGGTGAGCAGTTCGTCGGTGGTTAGCGGCGGAAATCCCGCAGCCAGTGTGCTGAATCTTTCGCGCAGAGCGGCAGCCTGTTCGCCCAGCTACGAGCACATGCTATCCTCCACcacatcctcctcctcatcctctgCTCTATCCTCCGCCTCTTCATCGGGCGCCGTTTCCGGCGATGATGAAAGGGAGGAAccactgcagcagcaactccaGCGGAGCAGTTCGCAACAGCAGGGCAGCGATGCCAACAATTGTCTGCCCCTCAAGCTGCGCCACAAATCCCATTTGGGCGACAAGGATGCGGCGGCCACGGCGCTGCTCTCCCTGCAGCACATCAAACAGGAGCCCAACTGCAATCGATCATCGCCGCCGGCCTGGAACGATGGTGGTGACAACTCCAGCGATGAAAGGGATTCGGGCATCTCCATCGCGAGTGCCGAGTGGACGGCGCAGCTGCAGAGGAAGCTACTCACTCCGAAGGAAGCGAGTGTGGTCTCCAGTGCGGAGCGGGATCAGATGCTCAAGTCGCAGCTGGAGCGTCTGGAGTCCGAGGTGGCCAGCATTAAGATGATACTGGCCGAGTAA
- the LOC108063923 gene encoding carbohydrate sulfotransferase 11 — MLIRLRYGRRLQTYLKIGACVLVGLCYFAFLFRESLNAYEHRERVTAAELEADSAEPSKQQLKLKRQQLQRQRILAKQQEQGKATTGGNASAGSSSPLAGGAAPPPPPASTLNPVYEYSEELHSRTERELQRRSEHLAAVCDRYKLQEKYPPNPWEFFISPGHNNLVWCNVFKAASSTWMYYFNILAGYDVKYLQRTETQPLELARKRFPRPELGELMELLPSALSFLFVRDPFERILSAYRNKLEGNKNTFYKALGNKIVHRYRRRNLGGPWPRCGPTFEEFVRFLIAEHAAGKRFDEHWAPVYSFCTPCSVNFTIIGKTETFQRDSEFIIRQAGLESLLLGLGKLPQRKQRKIGNQARSGVKSEALVERYFADLDRSTLDQLLNIYRIDFELFDYDYRRYYDMVHPWSMEQTTSASESASGVPLPVASTSTTPSIASGGHSTQGQR; from the exons ATGCTCATCCGCCTGCGCTATGGAAGACGTCTGCAGACCTATCTGAAGATAGGTGCCTGTGTGCTGGTGGGCCTGTGCTACTTTGCCTTCCTCTTCCGCGAGTCCCTGAATGCCTACGAGCACCGGGAGAGGGTTACGGCGGCGGAATTGGAGGCGGACTCGGCGGAGCCCTCGAAGCAGCAGCTCAAGCTGAAGCGTCAGCAGTTGCAGCGCCAGAGGATTTTGGccaagcagcaggagcagggaaAGGCAACCACGGGTGGAAATGCCAGTGCCGGGAGCTCATCTCCGCTGGCTGGTGGAGcagctcctccgccgcctccgGCCAGCACTCTGAATCCCGTCTATGAGTACTCCGAGGAGCTGCACAGTAGAACAGAGCGGGAATTGCAAAGGAGGAGTGAACATCTGGCCGCCGTCTGCGATCGCTATAAGCTGCAGGAAAAGTACCCACCGAATCCCTGGGAGTTCTTCATCTCACCTGGCCACAACAATCTCGTCTG GTGCAACGTCTTCAAGGCAGCCAGCAGCACGTggatgtattattttaatatactgG CTGGCTACGATGTGAAGTATCTGCAGCGGACGGAGACTCAACCTCTGGAGCTGGCGAGAAAGCGCTTTCCCCGCCCGGAACTGGGCGAACTGATGGAGCTGCTGCCGAGTGCCCTGTCCTTCCTCTTCGTGCGCGATCCCTTCGAGCGGATACTGAGTGCCTACCGGAATAAGCTGGAGGGGAATAAGAACACCTTCTACAAGGCGCTGGGCAACAAGATCGTGCATCGCTACAGGAGGCGCAATCTGGGCGGCCCCTGGCCAAGATGTGGACCCACCTTCGAGGAGTTTGTGCGCTTCCTGATTGCCGAACATGCGGCGGGCAAGAGATTCGATGAGCACTGGGCTCCCGTCTACAGTTTCTGCACTCCCTGCAGTGTGAACTTTACTATCATAGGCAAAACGGAGACTTTTCAGAGGGATTCGGAGTTCATAATACGGCAGGCGGGACTGGAATCCTTGCTCCTCGGATTGGGAAAGCTGCCACAAAGGAAGCAGCGCAAGATTGGCAACCAGGCGCGAAGTGGTGTCAAATCGGAGGCTCTGGTCGAGCGATACTTTGCCGATCTCGACCGCTCAACGTTGGACCAATTGCTCAATATATATCGCATCGATTTCGAGCTCTTTGACTACGACTACCGCAGGTACTACGACATGGTGCATCCCTGGAGTATGGAGCAGACCACATCCGCATCTGAATCCGCATCGGGAGTGCCACTTCCTGTTGCATCCACCAGTACCACACCTTCTATAGCCTCGGGTGGCCATTCCACCCAGGGTCAGAGGTAG